In Sorghum bicolor cultivar BTx623 chromosome 8, Sorghum_bicolor_NCBIv3, whole genome shotgun sequence, one genomic interval encodes:
- the LOC8071448 gene encoding mini zinc finger protein 1, with product MGPQQDRRSMANGTAARSKEAAKVVHYRECQRNHAASIGGHAVDGCREFMASGAEGTAAALMCAACGCHRSFHRREVETADDRDCSSTTSSG from the coding sequence ATGGGGCCTCAGCAAGATCGGCGGTCCATGGCGAACGGGACGGCGGCGAGGAGCAAGGAGGCGGCGAAGGTGGTGCACTACCGGGAGTGCCAGCGGAACCACGCGGCGTCCATCGGCGGGCACGCCGTGGACGGGTGCCGCGAGTTCATGGCGTCGGGCGCGGAgggcacggcggcggcgctcatGTGCGCCGCCTGCGGGTGCCACCGCAGCTTCCACAGGCGCGAGGTGGAGACCGCCGACGACCGCGACTgctcctccaccacctcctccggcTGA
- the LOC8071304 gene encoding gibberellin-regulated protein 5 — MTTKNKVAALLLCFLVLAAIVSAEIIDANGVDDDDGGDEEQLDKGGSGGHHNHKGHNKDGKGNLKPSQCGGECKRRCSKTHHKKPCLFFCNKCCAKCLCVPPGTYGNKDTCPCYNNWKTKRGGPKCP; from the exons ATGACCACCAAGAACAAGGTGGCGGCGCTGCTCCTCTGCTTCCTCGTCCTGGCCGCGATCGTCTCCGCCGAG ATCATCGATGCCAATggtgtcgacgacgacgacggtggtGATGAAGAGCAGCTAGACaaaggcggcagcggcggccacCACAACCACAAG GGCCACAACAAGGATGGCAAGGGAAACCTGAAGCCCTCTC AGTGCGGCGGGGAGTGCAAGCGGCGATGCTCCAAGACGCACCACAAGAAGCCGTGCCTCTTCTTCTGCAACAAGTGCTGCGCCAAGTGCCTGTGCGTGCCGCCGGGCACCTACGGCAACAAGGACACCTGCCCCTGCTACAACAACTGGAAGACCAAGAGAGGAGGTCCCAAATGCccatga